One Loxodonta africana isolate mLoxAfr1 chromosome 15, mLoxAfr1.hap2, whole genome shotgun sequence genomic window carries:
- the LOC111752849 gene encoding olfactory receptor 8G1-like produces MATGNHSTVTEFILSGLTDKPELQLPLFLFFLGVYIITVVGNLGMITLIGLSSHLHTPMYYFLSSLSFIDLCFSTVITPKMLVNFVTEKNIISYPECISQLYFFLIFAASECYMLATMAYDRYVAICSPLLYNVIMSSQVCLCLVLGVYMLGLVCASAHTGCMLRVHFCKINVINHYSCDLLPLLKLSCSSTYVNELLILGFGAFNIFAPTLTILGSYVIIIASILHIHSTEGKSKAFSTCSSHILAVAIFYGSAAFMYLQPSSVSSMDQRKMSSVFYTIIVPMLNPLIYSLRNKDVNVALKKILEKRTFS; encoded by the coding sequence ATGGCAACAGGAAATCACTCCACGGTGACCGAGTTCATCCTTTCTGGGCTAACAGACAAACCAGAACTCCAGCtgcccctctttcttttcttccttggagtCTATATTATCACAGTGGTGGGGAATCTGGGCATGATCACACTGATTGGGCTCAGTTCCCAtctgcacacccccatgtactatttcctcagcagtttgtccttcattgatctctgcttttccactgtcattacccccaaaatgctggtgaacttCGTGACAGAGAAGAACATCATCTCTTATCCTGAATGCATAAGTCAACTctatttcttcctcatttttgctgcctCAGAATGTTACATGCTGGCTACGATGGCATACGACCGCTATGTTGCTATCTGTAGCCCATTACTTTATAATGTCATTATGTCCTCTCAGGTCTGTTTGTGCCTGGTTTTGGGGGTATATATGTTAGGCCTGGTTTGTGCATCAGCTCACACAGGTTGCATGCTTAGGGTTCATTTCTGCAAAATTAATGTGATCAACCATTATTCTTGTGATCTTCTTCCTCTCTTAAAACTCTCCTGTTCTAGTACTTATGTTAATGAATTATTGATTCTAGGTTTTGGTGCATTTAACATCTTTGCCCCAACCCTGACCATCCTTGGGTCTTATGTCATCATCATTGCCTCCATCCTCCACATTCACTCCACTGAGGGCAAGTCCAAAGCCTTCAGCACATGCAGCTCCCACATTTTGGCAGTTGCAATCTTCTATGGTTCTGCAGCATTCATGTACCTGCAGCCATCATCGGTCAGCTCCATGGACCAAAGAAAAATGTCTTCTGTGTTTTACACCATCATTGTGCCTATGCTGAACCCCctgatctacagtctgaggaataaggatgtcaatGTTGCCCTGAAAAAGATTCTAgagaaaagaacattttcttga